In Ochrobactrum sp. Marseille-Q0166, a single genomic region encodes these proteins:
- a CDS encoding pyruvate, water dikinase regulatory protein, with translation MLRFTHSRQQGGEKTVTRPLSYFHLHLISDATGETLLAAGRAAAAQYANARAIEHIYPLIRTEKQLRKVLENIDAEPGIVLYTIVDQKLAAIIDETCAEMGVPSVSVLEPVLNTFQSYLGAPAHRRASAQHVLNADYFRRIDALNFTMEHDDGQLPPDIEEADVILVGISRTSKTPTSIYLANRGIKATNVPIVLGIPLPDQLFIAKRPMIVGLVATAERISQIRQNRPLGNVPSLDTGLYTDRVSISEELAYARNLCNRHGWPIIDVSRRSIEETAAAIQSLLREGRKEDLT, from the coding sequence ATGCTTCGCTTTACGCACAGTCGTCAACAGGGAGGGGAGAAAACTGTGACCAGACCGCTTTCTTACTTTCATCTTCATCTTATTTCTGATGCGACAGGAGAGACTCTCCTCGCTGCAGGGCGTGCTGCTGCGGCTCAATATGCCAATGCACGCGCGATTGAGCACATCTATCCGCTCATCCGAACCGAGAAGCAGCTGCGCAAAGTTCTGGAGAATATCGATGCTGAACCGGGCATTGTTCTCTATACAATTGTCGATCAGAAGCTCGCCGCTATCATTGATGAAACCTGCGCAGAAATGGGCGTACCGAGTGTTTCGGTGCTCGAACCGGTGCTCAATACGTTTCAATCTTATCTGGGCGCGCCAGCACACCGCCGCGCCAGTGCGCAGCATGTGCTTAATGCCGATTATTTCCGCCGGATCGATGCGCTCAATTTCACGATGGAACATGATGACGGGCAATTGCCGCCCGATATAGAAGAAGCGGACGTTATTCTTGTCGGTATTTCGCGAACCTCGAAAACGCCCACAAGCATTTATCTCGCCAATCGCGGTATCAAGGCGACCAATGTGCCGATTGTTCTGGGCATCCCCCTCCCCGATCAGCTTTTTATCGCAAAGCGTCCGATGATCGTGGGGCTGGTTGCTACGGCTGAGCGCATTTCGCAGATCAGGCAAAACCGCCCACTCGGCAATGTGCCGTCGCTTGATACCGGACTTTATACTGACCGCGTTTCAATTTCGGAAGAACTAGCTTATGCCCGCAATCTCTGTAACCGGCACGGCTGGCCGATCATTGATGTGTCGCGCCGGTCAATTGAAGAAACGGCTGCTGCTATTCAATCTCTGCTGCGCGAAGGCAGGAAGGAAGACCTGACATGA
- a CDS encoding shikimate dehydrogenase, with the protein MADKAFVTGFPIKHSRSPFIHGFWLREYAIDGSYEAIEVPPENFPEFAASLSKNGFAGGNVTIPNKEVAFATVDSHDAAAKAIGAVNTLWFEDGRLCGGNTDAYGFAANLDALAPDWDNADTALVLGAGGAGRAIVHALQTRGFSRIAIVNRTLSRAEELASHFGACVSAHGWDAAQALVKDAGLIVNTTSLGMSGHGEEATEFPLDLSQAQKSAVATDIVYIPLKTPFLASAEAQGLKTVDGLGMLLHQAVPGFERWFGKRPEVTDALRNHILDDMKKAGAL; encoded by the coding sequence ATGGCTGACAAGGCATTCGTCACCGGCTTTCCTATAAAGCATTCGCGCTCACCGTTCATTCACGGCTTCTGGCTGCGCGAGTACGCTATTGATGGTTCATATGAAGCCATTGAAGTGCCGCCTGAAAATTTTCCCGAATTTGCTGCTTCGCTTTCAAAAAACGGCTTTGCCGGTGGCAATGTCACGATACCGAATAAGGAAGTAGCTTTCGCAACCGTTGACAGCCACGATGCGGCAGCGAAAGCGATTGGTGCGGTGAACACGCTCTGGTTCGAGGATGGCAGGCTTTGTGGCGGCAATACAGATGCCTATGGTTTTGCTGCCAATCTCGATGCATTGGCACCGGATTGGGACAATGCTGATACGGCTCTGGTTTTGGGTGCAGGTGGAGCAGGACGCGCGATCGTCCACGCATTGCAGACACGCGGCTTCTCGCGCATTGCCATTGTCAACCGCACGTTAAGCCGCGCCGAGGAACTGGCCAGCCATTTCGGCGCGTGCGTTTCCGCTCACGGATGGGATGCAGCGCAGGCTTTGGTTAAAGATGCCGGTCTGATCGTCAACACGACATCGCTGGGCATGAGCGGACATGGAGAAGAAGCAACAGAGTTTCCGCTTGATTTGAGCCAGGCGCAAAAATCAGCTGTTGCGACCGATATTGTCTATATTCCGCTCAAGACGCCGTTTCTGGCCAGTGCTGAAGCACAGGGCCTGAAAACAGTCGATGGGCTTGGCATGTTGTTGCATCAGGCAGTTCCGGGTTTTGAACGCTGGTTTGGCAAAAGACCAGAAGTGACAGATGCACTTCGTAATCATATTCTGGATGATATGAAAAAGGCTGGTGCTTTATGA
- the dnaQ gene encoding DNA polymerase III subunit epsilon — MREIVFDTETTGLERLEDRIIEIGGVEMINRFPTGRTFHKFINPQGRKVHPDALAVHGITDEQLLKEPTFAEIVDEFLKFFDGAKLVAHNAMFDLGFINAELSRLGKPEIEVERIIDTLALARRRNPMGPNSLDALCKRYGIDNSHRTLHGALLDSEILAEVYIELIGGKQTALGLSMTENSNNTNLSGDSNAIVLRQRPVPLASRISEKERAAHDALVAKMGDKAIWKKYVN; from the coding sequence ATGCGTGAAATCGTTTTCGATACGGAAACCACTGGCCTTGAGCGGCTGGAGGATCGCATCATCGAAATCGGCGGTGTGGAAATGATCAATCGTTTTCCGACAGGCCGAACCTTCCACAAATTCATAAACCCGCAAGGGCGCAAGGTGCATCCCGATGCGCTTGCGGTTCATGGCATAACCGACGAACAGTTGCTCAAAGAGCCGACCTTCGCCGAGATTGTCGATGAGTTCTTGAAGTTTTTCGACGGTGCAAAGCTCGTTGCGCATAATGCCATGTTCGATCTTGGTTTTATTAATGCTGAATTGAGCCGCTTGGGTAAGCCGGAAATAGAGGTCGAGCGCATTATCGATACGCTTGCGCTCGCTCGCCGCAGAAACCCGATGGGACCGAATTCGCTTGATGCGCTTTGCAAGCGGTATGGCATCGACAATTCCCACCGCACTTTACATGGCGCATTACTCGATTCTGAAATTCTGGCTGAAGTTTATATCGAACTTATTGGTGGCAAGCAGACAGCACTCGGCTTGAGTATGACTGAAAACTCCAACAACACTAATCTTTCTGGGGATAGCAATGCCATTGTTCTCCGGCAGCGACCTGTGCCGTTGGCATCACGCATCAGCGAGAAGGAGCGTGCGGCCCATGATGCCCTTGTTGCAAAAATGGGCGACAAGGCGATCTGGAAAAAATACGTTAATTAG
- a CDS encoding FxsA family protein, whose amino-acid sequence MSSSFAPLLMLAIPFIEIAGFVIVGSEIGVLATLGLVVLSAMLGFFLLRVQGFGLLQRIRMESAAGRVPDREMMHGAMIVVAAIMLIVPGFFTSAIGLLLFVPFIRDLVWNRFVRNRLVVATASTRYSEAYRPYERSDNNVIDLDPEDYTAKPDENSPWNPDRKDR is encoded by the coding sequence GTGTCTTCTTCTTTCGCACCTCTTCTCATGCTGGCGATACCGTTTATCGAAATTGCTGGCTTTGTGATTGTCGGCAGTGAAATCGGCGTTCTGGCAACGCTGGGCCTTGTTGTTCTAAGTGCTATGCTGGGCTTTTTTCTGCTGCGCGTGCAGGGCTTCGGGCTTTTGCAGCGCATTCGGATGGAAAGTGCTGCGGGGCGGGTACCAGATCGCGAAATGATGCATGGCGCGATGATCGTGGTCGCAGCCATAATGCTGATCGTGCCCGGCTTTTTCACAAGCGCGATCGGCCTTCTGCTTTTTGTGCCCTTCATCCGTGATCTTGTCTGGAATCGCTTTGTGCGCAATCGCTTGGTAGTTGCCACAGCATCCACACGCTATTCGGAAGCCTATCGTCCATATGAACGTAGCGACAACAATGTGATCGATCTCGACCCTGAAGATTATACAGCCAAGCCGGATGAAAACTCACCGTGGAATCCAGACCGCAAAGATCGTTAA
- a CDS encoding Tim44/TimA family putative adaptor protein, whose product MEFFDFGTIFFFIAAVVIFLQLRNVLGRRTGNEKPPIDPYTSNRNSDTQTNGTNADNVVSLPQRTGEKDFTAIDKIAPAGTPVNDGLRAIQAADPSFNPAVFVDGVKIAYEMIVMSFADGDRKVLKNLLSKEVYEGFVSAIDEREARGESVRSTFVGIDKAEIANAEMKGTEAHVTLNIVSQMISSTLDKDGNVVEGDQENVVEIRDLWTFARDTRSRDPNWKLVATEAED is encoded by the coding sequence ATGGAATTTTTTGATTTTGGTACAATATTTTTCTTCATTGCGGCGGTGGTGATCTTTCTTCAGCTGAGGAATGTTCTTGGCCGACGTACGGGAAATGAAAAGCCGCCCATTGATCCGTATACGTCTAATCGAAATTCCGATACCCAAACTAACGGCACTAATGCAGATAATGTTGTTTCGTTGCCGCAGCGCACTGGCGAAAAAGACTTTACAGCGATTGATAAAATTGCGCCCGCCGGAACACCGGTTAATGACGGTCTTCGCGCTATTCAGGCAGCAGATCCATCGTTCAATCCCGCTGTCTTCGTCGATGGTGTGAAGATTGCTTATGAAATGATAGTCATGTCTTTTGCCGATGGCGACCGCAAGGTTCTGAAAAACCTTCTGTCCAAGGAAGTCTACGAGGGTTTCGTTTCGGCAATTGATGAGCGTGAGGCACGCGGCGAAAGTGTTCGCTCAACCTTCGTCGGTATCGACAAGGCAGAGATTGCCAATGCTGAGATGAAGGGTACGGAAGCGCATGTGACGCTTAATATTGTGAGCCAGATGATTTCTTCCACGCTCGACAAGGACGGCAATGTGGTTGAAGGAGATCAGGAAAATGTCGTCGAAATCCGCGATCTCTGGACCTTCGCGCGCGATACGCGTTCGCGCGACCCAAACTGGAAGCTTGTTGCGACCGAAGCCGAAGACTAA
- a CDS encoding Maf-like protein, with protein MTTKLILASKSPFRSALLKNAGIEFIAESADIDERSVEAPLYKSGATPEEVAQVLAEAKALSVSENNPDAVVIGCDQTLSLGDEIFHKPVDMEAARRQLLQFSGKTHQLNSGVVLVRNGETVWRHVSVARMTMRDLDPGFVGRYLGRVGDIALSSVGAYQVEGPGIQLFSEIEGDYFTIVGLPLLPLLDELRKENLIDG; from the coding sequence ATGACGACAAAGCTTATTCTCGCCTCAAAAAGTCCGTTTCGGTCGGCACTGCTAAAAAACGCGGGCATCGAATTTATCGCTGAAAGTGCTGATATTGATGAGCGCTCGGTTGAAGCGCCGCTTTATAAGTCGGGCGCTACGCCTGAAGAAGTGGCCCAGGTTCTGGCTGAAGCAAAAGCTTTGTCGGTCAGCGAAAACAATCCCGATGCGGTGGTGATCGGTTGCGATCAGACGCTTTCGCTGGGGGATGAGATTTTCCACAAGCCTGTGGATATGGAAGCAGCACGGCGCCAGCTGTTGCAGTTTTCGGGCAAGACGCACCAGCTCAACAGCGGTGTTGTTCTGGTTAGAAACGGCGAGACGGTGTGGCGTCATGTTTCAGTGGCACGCATGACGATGCGCGATCTCGACCCGGGTTTTGTCGGTCGTTACCTTGGTCGGGTTGGCGATATTGCTCTTTCCAGTGTCGGCGCTTATCAGGTCGAAGGTCCGGGCATTCAGTTGTTCTCGGAAATCGAAGGCGATTATTTCACTATCGTCGGACTGCCGCTTTTGCCGCTGCTTGATGAATTGAGGAAGGAAAATCTGATCGATGGCTGA
- the hemE gene encoding uroporphyrinogen decarboxylase, which yields MKRKILKVMDGEAVFPPPIWMMRQAGRYLPEYREVRKQAGSFLDLCYSPDLAVEVTLQPIRRFGFDAAILFSDILVVPHALGRDLRFEEGRGPLMTPIDADEIFWLETDGVAKRLEPVYETVRLLREQLPEETTLLGFCGAPWTVATYMIAGHGTPDQAPARLFAYRFPEAFEKLLNDLADVSAEYLIEQLDAGADAVQIFDSWSGVLDEDCFERFCVRPVARIVQKVRAVYPEARIIGFPKGAGMLYAGYREKTGVDVLGLDWSVPNSFARELQTEGAIQGNLDPLRVVAGGEALDEGVDAILKNLGAGPLIFNLGHGITPQAPIENVQRMIDRVRGGY from the coding sequence ATGAAGCGCAAGATCTTGAAAGTGATGGATGGTGAGGCAGTCTTTCCACCACCGATCTGGATGATGCGTCAGGCCGGACGCTACCTTCCTGAATATCGAGAAGTGCGCAAACAAGCCGGAAGCTTTCTCGACCTTTGCTATTCGCCCGATCTGGCTGTCGAAGTGACGCTTCAGCCTATCCGCCGTTTTGGCTTTGATGCAGCCATTCTGTTTTCAGATATTCTGGTTGTCCCTCACGCCCTTGGACGAGACCTCCGCTTTGAAGAAGGAAGAGGGCCTTTGATGACACCGATTGATGCGGATGAAATCTTCTGGCTTGAGACGGATGGTGTCGCAAAACGCCTTGAGCCGGTCTATGAGACGGTTCGGTTGCTCCGCGAGCAGTTACCCGAGGAAACAACGCTGTTGGGCTTCTGTGGCGCTCCCTGGACTGTTGCGACCTATATGATCGCGGGTCATGGCACTCCAGATCAGGCTCCCGCCCGCCTGTTTGCCTATCGCTTCCCGGAAGCCTTTGAAAAGCTTTTGAATGATCTGGCAGATGTTTCAGCCGAATATCTCATCGAACAGCTCGATGCAGGTGCGGATGCCGTGCAGATTTTCGATTCCTGGTCCGGCGTTCTGGATGAAGATTGCTTTGAACGCTTCTGTGTTCGTCCGGTGGCACGCATTGTGCAAAAAGTGAGGGCTGTTTATCCAGAAGCCCGCATCATCGGTTTCCCGAAGGGTGCCGGAATGCTTTACGCGGGCTATCGCGAAAAGACCGGCGTCGACGTTCTGGGCCTCGACTGGTCTGTGCCGAACTCTTTTGCACGTGAACTTCAGACCGAAGGCGCTATCCAGGGTAATCTCGATCCCTTGCGCGTTGTGGCCGGTGGCGAAGCTTTGGACGAAGGCGTTGATGCGATCCTCAAAAATCTTGGGGCTGGTCCACTGATCTTCAATCTGGGCCATGGAATTACGCCACAGGCACCGATTGAGAATGTTCAGCGCATGATTGATCGGGTTCGTGGAGGCTACTGA
- the rho gene encoding transcription termination factor Rho, producing MQEMKLQELKNKTPVELLAFAETLEVENASAMRKQELMFAILKSLAAQDVEIIGEGVVEVLQDGFGFLRSADANYLPGPDDIYISPSQLRRFSLKTGDTVEGPIRGPKEGERYFALLKVNTINFEDPEKIRHKVHFDNLTPLYPNERFKMELEVPTNKDLSSRVIDLVAPLGKGQRGLIVAPPRTGKTVLLQNIAHSITANHPECYLIVLLIDERPEEVTDMQRSVKGEVVSSTFDEPASRHVQVAEMVIEKAKRLVEHGRDVVILLDSITRLGRAYNTVVPSSGKVLTGGVDANALQRPKRFFGAARNIEEGGSLTIIATALIDTGSRMDEVIFEEFKGTGNSEIVLDRKVADKRIFPAMDILKSGTRKEDLLVPRADLQKIFVLRRILAPMGTTDAIEFLIDKLKQTKSNGEFFDSMNT from the coding sequence ATGCAGGAAATGAAACTACAAGAACTTAAAAATAAGACCCCGGTCGAGCTGCTGGCATTTGCCGAAACGCTTGAGGTCGAAAATGCGAGCGCCATGCGCAAGCAGGAGCTGATGTTCGCGATCCTTAAGAGCCTTGCTGCTCAGGACGTTGAAATCATCGGCGAAGGTGTTGTTGAAGTGCTGCAGGACGGATTTGGTTTCCTGCGCTCCGCTGACGCCAATTATCTCCCGGGTCCTGACGATATATATATTTCTCCTTCCCAGCTTCGCCGCTTTTCGCTGAAAACTGGCGATACGGTTGAAGGTCCGATCCGTGGTCCCAAGGAAGGCGAGCGTTATTTTGCGCTACTCAAGGTTAACACGATCAATTTCGAAGATCCTGAGAAAATCCGTCACAAGGTTCATTTCGACAATCTGACGCCGCTCTATCCAAATGAACGCTTCAAGATGGAACTCGAAGTTCCGACCAATAAGGATCTGTCGTCACGCGTCATTGATCTGGTTGCACCGCTCGGTAAAGGTCAGCGCGGTCTGATCGTGGCTCCGCCCCGGACTGGTAAAACCGTTCTGTTGCAGAATATCGCTCATTCGATCACTGCAAATCATCCTGAATGCTATCTGATCGTTCTTCTCATCGACGAACGTCCGGAAGAAGTGACGGACATGCAGCGTTCGGTGAAGGGTGAAGTCGTTTCTTCGACCTTTGACGAACCCGCATCGCGCCACGTTCAGGTTGCTGAAATGGTCATCGAAAAGGCCAAGCGTCTGGTCGAACATGGCCGCGACGTTGTGATCCTTCTCGATTCCATCACCCGTCTGGGACGTGCTTATAACACCGTTGTGCCGTCATCGGGTAAGGTTCTGACCGGTGGTGTGGATGCAAACGCATTGCAGCGTCCGAAGCGCTTCTTCGGTGCAGCCCGTAACATCGAAGAGGGTGGCTCGCTCACCATCATCGCAACGGCGCTGATCGACACCGGTTCGCGCATGGATGAAGTGATCTTTGAAGAATTCAAAGGCACGGGTAACTCGGAAATCGTTCTCGACCGCAAGGTTGCAGACAAGCGTATCTTCCCGGCCATGGATATTCTCAAGTCTGGCACGCGTAAGGAAGACCTGCTCGTCCCACGCGCCGATCTTCAGAAGATTTTTGTTCTGCGCCGTATCCTTGCACCGATGGGAACAACCGACGCGATCGAATTCCTCATCGACAAACTCAAGCAGACAAAGAGCAATGGCGAGTTCTTCGACTCGATGAACACGTAA
- a CDS encoding thioredoxin domain-containing protein, with translation MTENSSNRLGREPSAYLRQHADNPVHWQPWGKQALDAAREMNRPILLSVGYAACHWCHVMAHESFEDPEIAEVMNALFVNIKVDREERPDIDQIYMAALSAMGQQGGWPLTMFLRPDGKPFWGGTYFPPKARHNMPGFIDVLKAVNNLWQENQEKINHNAEAVFNHLEAQLAAQSEARANEVTRFNEVADRIHAMFDPVRGGIDNAPKFPNAPFMDALWLSWLYNREVSHRDTFLLSLRTMLQGGIYDHLGGGLCRYSVDADWLVPHFEKMLYDNAQVIRHATYAYAETQDDLFRNRIEEIIDWLMLEMRLPDGSFASSLDADSEGEEGKFYIFTDSEIDVVLGDQAESFKYWYGVEPAGNFEGSNILNRLHAVGEPAMLPTNIEASKQKLLAYRNQRVRPGRDEKALTDWNALAIRALAEAGRSFQRQDWIEYAVTAYRSIGSSFQDGRMAHCRMDDILLYPALSTDYAAMINAALSLFEATGDRTFIVDAVALKEALDAANRDASGNYRLSALDAEDVILHAYGDYDEAIPSATSQIIEAFTHLFLVTGDLHLYNQNERLVEQAMGRALVQQNGQIGILNAARFAAEPLSLVIAEESSEGELSLIAQHNPDPRRVDKFVPFEAGKAIELPTGGTAHADKPSAWLCKGQVCLAPVETPAALEILLRGHS, from the coding sequence ATGACTGAAAACAGCAGCAACAGGCTCGGCAGAGAGCCAAGCGCTTATCTTCGTCAACATGCCGATAATCCGGTTCACTGGCAGCCATGGGGCAAGCAAGCGCTGGATGCTGCACGCGAAATGAACCGCCCTATATTGCTTTCCGTCGGTTATGCGGCATGTCACTGGTGCCATGTGATGGCGCATGAGTCTTTTGAGGACCCGGAAATCGCGGAAGTCATGAACGCGCTTTTCGTAAATATAAAAGTCGACCGCGAAGAACGACCGGATATCGACCAAATTTATATGGCCGCTTTAAGCGCCATGGGGCAGCAGGGCGGCTGGCCGCTCACCATGTTCCTGCGCCCCGACGGTAAGCCTTTCTGGGGAGGAACCTATTTCCCACCGAAGGCGCGGCACAATATGCCCGGCTTTATCGACGTGCTCAAAGCCGTCAACAATCTCTGGCAGGAAAATCAAGAAAAAATTAACCATAATGCCGAGGCCGTATTCAACCATCTGGAAGCGCAGTTGGCTGCTCAAAGCGAAGCGCGCGCCAATGAAGTGACACGCTTTAACGAAGTCGCAGACCGCATCCATGCCATGTTTGATCCGGTACGTGGCGGCATAGATAATGCGCCCAAGTTCCCCAATGCACCCTTCATGGATGCCTTATGGCTGTCTTGGCTCTATAATCGCGAAGTTTCGCATCGCGACACATTTCTGCTTTCTCTCAGAACAATGTTGCAAGGTGGCATTTACGATCATCTGGGTGGCGGGCTTTGTCGCTATAGCGTCGATGCCGATTGGCTGGTGCCGCATTTCGAAAAGATGCTGTATGATAATGCGCAGGTCATTCGCCATGCCACCTACGCCTATGCGGAAACGCAAGATGATTTGTTCCGCAACCGAATCGAAGAGATCATCGATTGGCTGATGCTCGAAATGCGACTGCCCGACGGAAGTTTTGCATCCAGTCTGGATGCTGATAGCGAGGGTGAGGAAGGCAAGTTTTATATCTTCACCGATAGCGAAATTGATGTCGTCCTCGGTGATCAGGCTGAAAGCTTCAAATATTGGTATGGCGTGGAGCCCGCAGGCAATTTCGAAGGCAGCAACATTCTCAATCGCCTTCACGCTGTCGGCGAACCGGCAATGCTCCCGACGAATATCGAAGCTTCGAAACAGAAGCTGTTGGCTTATCGCAACCAACGTGTCCGCCCCGGACGTGACGAAAAGGCTTTGACAGACTGGAACGCACTGGCAATTCGCGCACTGGCTGAAGCGGGTCGCAGTTTTCAAAGGCAAGACTGGATTGAATATGCCGTCACCGCTTATCGTTCTATAGGGTCATCTTTTCAGGATGGTCGCATGGCGCATTGCCGGATGGATGACATTTTACTCTACCCTGCCCTCTCCACCGATTACGCAGCGATGATCAATGCTGCACTATCCCTCTTTGAAGCAACAGGAGACCGAACATTCATCGTTGATGCTGTGGCACTGAAAGAGGCGCTAGATGCAGCCAATCGCGATGCATCAGGCAACTATCGGCTTTCGGCACTTGATGCGGAAGATGTCATTCTCCATGCCTATGGCGATTATGACGAAGCAATCCCCAGTGCTACAAGCCAGATCATTGAAGCTTTCACGCACCTGTTTCTCGTGACGGGTGATCTGCATCTATATAATCAGAATGAGCGTCTGGTTGAACAAGCCATGGGCCGCGCTCTTGTCCAGCAAAATGGTCAGATTGGTATTTTGAACGCTGCGCGCTTTGCAGCCGAACCATTGTCTTTGGTGATTGCCGAGGAAAGCAGTGAGGGCGAACTAAGCTTGATCGCTCAACACAATCCTGATCCGCGGCGGGTCGATAAGTTCGTCCCGTTTGAAGCCGGCAAAGCGATTGAACTTCCAACAGGGGGCACCGCACATGCTGATAAACCTTCAGCGTGGCTCTGTAAGGGGCAAGTGTGCCTTGCACCGGTCGAGACCCCGGCTGCACTCGAAATTCTTCTCAGAGGCCATTCCTGA
- the coaE gene encoding dephospho-CoA kinase (Dephospho-CoA kinase (CoaE) performs the final step in coenzyme A biosynthesis.), with protein MIILGLTGSIGMGKTTAANMFAEAGVPVYSADDTVHQLYSGRAAPLIEAAFPGTVVDGTVDRTKLSSAVLGKPEALKRLESIIHPLVHEEEAAFLARALADGADIALIDIPLLFETGGQSRVDKVAVVSAPADIQRERVLSRAGMTEAKFEAILARQMPDAEKRTRADFVIDSSGDIEETRGQIKAIIAELRGKPDDQSRLPA; from the coding sequence ATGATCATCCTCGGACTGACCGGCTCGATAGGGATGGGAAAAACGACCGCGGCAAACATGTTTGCGGAAGCAGGTGTGCCTGTTTATAGTGCCGATGATACGGTGCATCAGCTTTATTCGGGTCGGGCAGCCCCCCTGATCGAAGCTGCCTTCCCCGGAACGGTTGTGGATGGCACGGTTGACCGGACAAAGCTTTCGAGCGCTGTCCTTGGCAAACCGGAAGCGCTCAAAAGACTTGAATCCATTATTCATCCGCTCGTGCACGAAGAGGAAGCTGCTTTTCTCGCACGCGCGCTTGCGGATGGCGCCGATATTGCGCTGATTGATATTCCGCTGTTGTTTGAAACGGGTGGACAAAGCCGCGTGGACAAGGTGGCTGTTGTTTCCGCTCCTGCCGACATTCAGCGTGAGCGCGTTCTTTCTCGCGCAGGCATGACGGAAGCGAAGTTCGAGGCCATTCTAGCCCGGCAGATGCCGGACGCCGAAAAGCGGACGCGTGCCGATTTCGTCATCGATTCTTCGGGAGATATTGAGGAAACGCGGGGGCAGATCAAAGCCATCATCGCTGAATTGCGTGGAAAGCCTGATGATCAATCCCGATTGCCAGCCTGA
- the secB gene encoding protein-export chaperone SecB, protein MSDKAAAGEVKNGNGATAQPSLNILAQYIKDLSFESPGAPLSLRPRDKAPSININVNVNANPLSETDFDVVLTLEAKAVDGKDVLFNTELVYGGVFRIQGIAQEHMLPLLFIECPRLLFPFARQIVADATRNGGYPPLMIDPIDFAQMFQSRMAEEEAKNAVKS, encoded by the coding sequence ATGAGCGATAAGGCCGCTGCGGGCGAAGTAAAGAACGGCAATGGCGCAACCGCCCAGCCGTCCCTCAACATTCTGGCCCAGTACATCAAGGATCTTTCCTTTGAAAGCCCAGGCGCGCCTCTGTCGCTGCGTCCGCGCGACAAGGCTCCTTCGATCAACATCAATGTTAATGTAAACGCAAACCCACTTTCGGAAACGGATTTTGACGTTGTTCTAACGCTCGAAGCCAAGGCTGTCGACGGCAAGGACGTTCTGTTCAATACAGAACTGGTTTACGGTGGCGTATTCCGCATTCAGGGCATCGCGCAGGAGCATATGCTTCCGCTGCTGTTCATCGAATGCCCTCGTCTTCTGTTCCCGTTCGCACGTCAGATCGTTGCAGACGCAACCCGCAACGGTGGCTACCCACCACTGATGATCGATCCTATCGATTTTGCGCAGATGTTCCAGAGCCGTATGGCCGAGGAAGAAGCCAAAAATGCAGTGAAGAGCTAA
- the hemJ gene encoding protoporphyrinogen oxidase HemJ, producing the protein MVASDKTNSGKAALIRAIVAVAVVLLGLLGLFHVNPADAYLWVKAIHVIAVIAWMAGMLYLPRLFVYHCAATPGSESSETFKIMERRLLRFIINPAMIVTWIAGLWMAWEIFGFHGGWLHAKILLVVLLSGVHGYLSKATRLFAQDKNTKSAKHWRIVNEVPTILMILIVILVVVKPF; encoded by the coding sequence ATGGTGGCTTCTGACAAAACAAATAGCGGTAAGGCCGCTCTGATCCGAGCAATTGTCGCTGTTGCGGTTGTTCTACTCGGTTTATTGGGATTGTTTCACGTGAATCCAGCTGATGCTTATCTTTGGGTCAAGGCGATCCACGTCATTGCCGTTATCGCCTGGATGGCGGGAATGCTCTATCTGCCGCGGCTTTTCGTCTATCATTGTGCCGCAACACCGGGTTCAGAAAGCTCAGAAACTTTCAAGATTATGGAGCGCAGGTTGCTGCGTTTTATCATTAATCCCGCTATGATTGTAACATGGATCGCCGGTCTTTGGATGGCGTGGGAAATTTTCGGCTTTCACGGCGGCTGGCTGCATGCAAAAATTCTGCTTGTGGTGCTTTTGTCCGGTGTTCATGGCTATCTCTCGAAGGCAACCCGACTTTTTGCTCAGGACAAGAACACGAAATCCGCAAAACACTGGCGGATCGTCAATGAAGTTCCGACTATCCTGATGATCTTGATCGTAATACTGGTGGTTGTGAAACCATTCTGA